A region from the Actinoplanes sp. OR16 genome encodes:
- a CDS encoding beta-galactosidase, with amino-acid sequence MFKRIPGISLGCDYNPEQWSPGVWREDVALMREAGVDLVAVNIFGWSNLEPSPGRYHFEDLDEVIGLLHENGIRVNLGTGTSSPPPWLSSLHPEILPAAADGTIRFPGGRQAWCPSSPVFREKAFALVEQVAQRYGSHPAVALWHVSNELGCHNALCYCQVSAEAFRGWLRERYRKIETLNEAWGTSFWSQRYSDWSEIQTPRLALSLRNPAQIIDFHRFSSDELLGYYRGELEIIRRHSAIPTTTNFMVTAHIRNLDYWSWAPEMDVVANDHYLDHRLGDPVAELSFAADLTRGLAGGKPWMLMEQAAGAVNWQPHNLTKAPGEMLRNSLTHVARGADSLCFFQWRASAQGAEKFHSALLPHAGTDTVAWREVLRLSETLDRIGEVAGTEVESDVALVFSWESWWSAEGEARPSQAVTYLDEVHRAHRALRELGVTVDIVAPGADVEKYKLVVIPCLYMISDEAAENINQYVGNGGSLLVTFFSGIVDERDRIRLGGYPGAFKDVLGIHGEEFAPLLPGHEVTLSNGATGSLWTERLRTTTAETIATYTDGPLPGVPAITRNGNAWYAATQLDRRGLRELMRSAVESAGVTPAGPESNGDVEVVRRSKDGRSYLFVVNHSAQSVQIAGEDLVSGKLITELKAGDVAVIREAGND; translated from the coding sequence ATGTTCAAGCGGATACCCGGGATCAGCCTCGGCTGTGATTACAACCCGGAGCAGTGGTCGCCCGGCGTCTGGCGCGAGGATGTCGCGCTGATGCGCGAGGCCGGCGTCGACCTGGTGGCCGTCAACATCTTCGGCTGGTCGAACCTGGAACCGAGCCCCGGCCGGTACCACTTCGAGGACCTCGACGAGGTCATCGGCCTGCTGCACGAGAACGGCATCAGGGTCAACCTCGGTACCGGCACGAGCAGCCCGCCGCCGTGGCTCAGCAGCCTGCACCCGGAGATCCTGCCGGCCGCCGCCGACGGGACGATCCGCTTCCCGGGCGGCCGCCAGGCCTGGTGCCCGAGCTCGCCGGTCTTCCGCGAGAAGGCGTTCGCGCTGGTCGAGCAGGTGGCGCAGCGGTACGGCAGCCACCCCGCGGTGGCCCTCTGGCACGTGTCGAACGAGCTGGGCTGCCACAACGCGCTCTGCTACTGCCAGGTCAGCGCCGAGGCGTTCCGCGGCTGGCTGCGCGAGCGCTACCGGAAGATCGAGACGCTGAACGAGGCGTGGGGCACGTCGTTCTGGAGCCAGCGCTACAGCGACTGGTCCGAGATCCAGACGCCCCGGCTCGCGCTGTCGCTGCGCAACCCGGCCCAGATCATCGACTTCCACCGGTTCAGCTCCGACGAGCTGCTCGGCTACTACCGCGGCGAGCTGGAGATCATCCGCCGTCACTCGGCGATACCGACGACCACCAACTTCATGGTCACCGCCCACATCCGCAACCTGGACTACTGGTCCTGGGCGCCGGAGATGGACGTCGTGGCGAACGACCACTACCTCGACCACCGCCTCGGCGACCCGGTCGCGGAGCTGTCCTTCGCCGCCGACCTGACCCGGGGCCTGGCCGGCGGCAAGCCGTGGATGCTCATGGAGCAGGCGGCCGGCGCGGTCAACTGGCAGCCGCACAACCTGACGAAGGCGCCGGGCGAGATGCTGCGCAACTCGCTCACCCACGTGGCCCGCGGCGCCGACTCACTCTGTTTCTTCCAGTGGCGGGCGTCGGCGCAGGGCGCCGAGAAGTTCCACTCGGCTCTGCTGCCGCACGCCGGCACGGACACCGTCGCCTGGCGGGAGGTGCTGCGGCTCTCCGAGACCCTGGACCGGATCGGCGAGGTCGCCGGCACCGAAGTCGAGTCGGACGTGGCGCTGGTCTTCAGCTGGGAGTCCTGGTGGTCGGCGGAGGGTGAGGCCCGCCCGTCGCAGGCGGTCACCTACCTCGACGAGGTGCACCGGGCCCACCGGGCGCTGCGCGAGCTGGGCGTCACCGTCGACATCGTCGCGCCGGGCGCGGACGTGGAGAAGTACAAGCTCGTCGTCATCCCGTGCCTCTACATGATCAGTGATGAAGCGGCCGAGAACATAAACCAGTATGTCGGAAATGGTGGCAGCCTCCTGGTCACCTTCTTCTCCGGCATCGTCGACGAGCGGGACCGGATCCGGCTCGGTGGCTACCCGGGAGCGTTCAAGGACGTGCTCGGCATCCACGGCGAGGAGTTCGCCCCGCTGCTGCCCGGCCACGAGGTCACGCTCAGCAACGGCGCGACCGGCTCGCTCTGGACCGAGCGCCTGCGCACCACGACGGCTGAGACGATCGCGACCTACACCGACGGCCCGCTGCCGGGTGTTCCCGCCATCACGCGCAACGGCAACGCCTGGTACGCCGCCACCCAGCTCGACCGGCGCGGTCTGCGCGAGCTGATGAGAAGCGCCGTGGAGAGCGCCGGCGTGACGCCGGCCGGCCCGGAGTCGAACGGCGACGTCGAGGTGGTCCGGCGGTCGAAGGACGGCCGCTCCTACCTCTTCGTGGTCAACCACAGCGCGCAGAGCGTCCAGATCGCCGGAGAAGACCTGGTCAGCGGCAAGTTGATCACCGAACTGAAAGCAGGCGATGTAGCGGTGATCAGGGAGGCGGGCAATGACTAG
- a CDS encoding sulfite oxidase-like oxidoreductase, whose protein sequence is MGIISRGFGGRRRESLPGLPPGQYLTHDFPVLSAGPTPRIPLDKWKFTIATETGEKHTWDWKEFTALPAEEFTVDIHCVTKWSKLGTTWKGVALDTLFEDVESAADYTMAHSYGGYTTNVPLDDLLDGKAWLVYEFDGEPLHPEHGGPVRLLVPHLYFWKSAKWVNGLQMINDDEPGFWEAGGYHMYGDPWREQRYQGD, encoded by the coding sequence ATGGGCATCATCTCCCGCGGCTTCGGCGGGCGGCGGCGTGAGTCGCTGCCCGGCCTGCCGCCCGGTCAATACCTCACTCACGACTTCCCCGTGCTCTCCGCCGGGCCGACCCCGCGGATCCCACTGGACAAGTGGAAGTTCACGATCGCCACGGAGACCGGCGAGAAGCACACCTGGGACTGGAAGGAGTTCACCGCTCTTCCGGCCGAGGAGTTCACCGTCGACATCCACTGCGTGACCAAGTGGTCGAAGCTCGGCACCACGTGGAAGGGCGTCGCGCTGGACACCCTCTTCGAGGACGTCGAGTCGGCCGCCGACTACACGATGGCGCACAGCTACGGTGGCTACACCACCAACGTGCCGCTCGACGACCTGCTCGACGGCAAGGCCTGGCTCGTCTACGAGTTCGACGGCGAGCCGCTGCACCCGGAACACGGCGGCCCGGTCCGCCTGCTCGTGCCGCACCTCTACTTCTGGAAGTCCGCGAAGTGGGTCAACGGCCTGCAGATGATCAACGATGACGAGCCGGGCTTCTGGGAGGCCGGGGGCTATCACATGTACGGCGACCCGTGGCGTGAGCAGCGCTACCAGGGAGACTGA
- a CDS encoding DUF6510 family protein: MMEIDGNALGGDLSEIFAADMTGAVFTCAGCRHTGAVATLRVWEPAPGLVGRCPSCTDVILRLVRTPSRVFLSLTGATRLEIPLES, translated from the coding sequence ATGATGGAGATCGACGGCAACGCTCTCGGCGGCGACCTGAGCGAGATCTTCGCCGCGGACATGACCGGCGCCGTCTTCACCTGCGCCGGCTGCCGGCACACCGGGGCCGTCGCCACCCTCCGCGTCTGGGAGCCGGCCCCGGGCCTGGTCGGCCGCTGTCCCAGCTGCACCGACGTGATACTGCGCCTGGTCCGGACTCCTTCGCGCGTCTTCCTGTCGTTGACCGGCGCCACCCGACTGGAGATCCCCCTGGAGTCCTGA
- a CDS encoding carbohydrate ABC transporter permease has translation MTRKRPIGALLFFILPFGLLFAAFYLAPILYAIKQSLYKVERTGTFGPAREVFGGLDQYARVLQDGPFWESIGRVLLFGVVQVPVMLGLALVLALLLDSGLVRGKRFFRLAFFVPYAVPGVVAAIMWGFLYSPNLSPFQQVTSAVDLLSADFVLWAMANVVTWVYVGYNMLIIYSSLLAIPQEVYEAAKLDGAGAIRTAVSIKIPLVMPAIVLTTVFSIIGTLQLLAEPAVFRTFSSAVTSTYTPNLTVYSTSSIPNFNLAAAFSVVLALATCVLSFAFLKVTQRGGDK, from the coding sequence ATGACTAGGAAACGGCCGATCGGAGCATTGCTCTTCTTCATCCTCCCCTTCGGCCTGCTCTTCGCGGCCTTCTACCTGGCGCCGATCCTGTACGCGATCAAGCAGTCGCTGTACAAGGTCGAGCGCACCGGCACCTTCGGCCCGGCCCGCGAGGTCTTCGGCGGCCTGGACCAGTACGCCCGCGTCCTGCAGGACGGCCCGTTCTGGGAGTCGATCGGCAGGGTGCTGCTCTTCGGTGTCGTGCAGGTGCCGGTCATGCTCGGTCTGGCCCTGGTGCTGGCGCTGCTGCTCGATTCCGGCCTGGTGCGCGGCAAGCGGTTCTTCCGGCTGGCGTTCTTCGTCCCGTACGCGGTCCCCGGCGTGGTCGCGGCGATCATGTGGGGCTTCCTCTACTCGCCGAACCTGTCGCCCTTCCAGCAGGTGACGAGCGCCGTCGACCTCTTGAGTGCGGACTTCGTGCTCTGGGCCATGGCGAACGTCGTGACCTGGGTCTACGTCGGCTACAACATGCTGATCATCTACTCCTCGCTGCTGGCGATCCCGCAGGAGGTGTACGAGGCGGCGAAGCTGGACGGCGCCGGCGCGATCCGTACCGCGGTGTCCATCAAGATCCCGCTGGTGATGCCGGCGATCGTGCTGACCACCGTCTTCTCCATCATCGGAACGCTGCAGCTGCTCGCCGAGCCGGCCGTGTTCCGGACCTTCAGCTCCGCGGTGACCAGCACCTACACCCCGAACCTGACGGTCTACTCGACCTCGTCGATCCCGAACTTCAACCTGGCGGCGGCGTTCTCGGTGGTCCTCGCGCTCGCCACCTGCGTGCTCTCCTTCGCCTTCCTCAAGGTGACCCAGCGTGGAGGCGACAAGTGA
- a CDS encoding ferredoxin reductase codes for MKNRISWRVATVSSARWETASARTLVLDVPDWPGHLPGQHIDVRLTAEDGYSAQRSYSIASAWPGSLEITVQRLADGEVSPYLTDEVQPGDQIELRGPVGGWFVWRSSSPAPVLLIAGGSGVVPLMSMIRARGDARGRQPFRLIYSVRTPEDAAYADELRRRVRDDPGLDVHFVYTRKAPEGAGTPKRIDVAAINSHGWPPDFQPDCYVCGPTGFVETAADILVALGHDPKRIRTERFGGA; via the coding sequence ATGAAGAACCGGATCAGCTGGCGCGTCGCCACCGTCTCCTCGGCCCGCTGGGAGACGGCGTCGGCGCGCACCCTGGTGCTGGACGTGCCGGACTGGCCGGGCCACCTGCCCGGCCAGCACATCGACGTCCGGCTCACCGCCGAGGACGGGTACTCCGCTCAGCGCTCGTATTCCATCGCGTCGGCGTGGCCCGGCTCTTTGGAGATCACCGTTCAGCGGCTCGCCGACGGTGAGGTGTCGCCGTACCTGACCGACGAGGTCCAGCCCGGCGACCAGATCGAACTGCGCGGGCCGGTCGGCGGCTGGTTCGTCTGGCGCTCGTCCTCCCCGGCGCCGGTGCTGCTCATCGCGGGCGGCTCCGGCGTGGTGCCGCTGATGTCGATGATCCGCGCCCGGGGTGACGCTCGTGGCCGCCAGCCGTTCCGGCTGATCTACTCGGTGCGCACGCCGGAGGACGCCGCGTACGCCGACGAGCTGCGCCGCCGCGTCCGCGACGACCCGGGCCTCGACGTGCACTTCGTCTACACCCGCAAGGCCCCCGAAGGCGCCGGCACCCCCAAGCGCATCGACGTCGCCGCGATCAACTCGCACGGCTGGCCGCCTGACTTCCAGCCGGACTGCTACGTCTGCGGCCCGACCGGCTTCGTCGAGACCGCCGCCGACATCCTGGTCGCCCTGGGCCACGACCCGAAACGCATCCGCACCGAACGATTCGGGGGCGCATGA
- a CDS encoding ABC transporter substrate-binding protein, whose protein sequence is MRFPMRSLGIVLTSALALTACSSGSDDEATTAAGAASCAPSSGPVTLNYTTWIPGIENVVKVWNDANPNIQVKVQTGPNGNGGTYQNFFNQLKAGNAPDLGHIEYDALPSFRVQDGLENLAACDEVTAAKDQFVDWTWGQVTFGEDNSVYGIPQDAGPMALFYRKDLFEKNNIPVPTTWEEYAAAAEKVKAAGGYITNFSQSDINQFAGLAWQAGGRWFANDGSKWTVSMTDENTTKVANYWQGLIDKKLVSAVPPWTTEWDNAYNTSKAWTWVSAVWGANSIMSGAPDTSGKWAVAPMPQWTSGGNVAGNWGGSATAVFKGSKHPYEAAKFALWLNTSEEALTLLNKEAQLYPATKAGASLPALKQGVDFYGGQAIYDVFAQASTQVAPDFVWGPTMTSTYATASDGFKAAVSGSGTLTDALTKAQATTIENLKSQSIPVAE, encoded by the coding sequence GTGCGTTTTCCCATGCGTTCCCTCGGCATCGTGCTGACCTCAGCACTCGCCCTGACCGCTTGTTCGAGCGGCAGTGACGACGAGGCGACCACGGCCGCCGGCGCCGCCAGCTGCGCGCCCTCCTCCGGCCCGGTCACCCTGAACTACACCACCTGGATCCCCGGGATCGAGAACGTGGTGAAGGTCTGGAACGACGCGAACCCGAACATCCAGGTCAAGGTGCAGACCGGCCCGAACGGCAACGGTGGCACGTACCAGAACTTCTTCAACCAGCTGAAGGCCGGCAACGCGCCCGACCTCGGCCACATCGAGTACGACGCGCTGCCCAGCTTCCGCGTCCAGGACGGCCTGGAGAACCTGGCCGCCTGCGACGAGGTCACCGCGGCGAAGGACCAGTTCGTCGACTGGACCTGGGGTCAGGTCACCTTCGGTGAGGACAACTCGGTCTACGGCATCCCGCAGGACGCCGGCCCCATGGCCCTCTTCTACCGCAAGGACCTGTTCGAGAAGAACAACATCCCGGTGCCGACCACCTGGGAGGAGTACGCCGCCGCGGCCGAGAAGGTGAAGGCGGCCGGTGGTTACATCACCAACTTCTCGCAGAGCGACATCAACCAGTTCGCGGGTCTGGCCTGGCAGGCCGGCGGCCGCTGGTTCGCCAACGACGGCTCCAAGTGGACCGTCAGCATGACCGACGAGAACACCACGAAGGTCGCGAACTACTGGCAGGGCCTGATCGACAAGAAGCTGGTGTCGGCGGTGCCGCCGTGGACCACCGAGTGGGACAACGCGTACAACACCAGCAAGGCGTGGACCTGGGTGTCGGCGGTCTGGGGCGCCAACTCGATCATGTCGGGCGCGCCGGACACCTCCGGCAAGTGGGCGGTCGCCCCGATGCCGCAGTGGACCTCGGGCGGCAACGTCGCCGGCAACTGGGGTGGCTCGGCCACCGCGGTCTTCAAGGGCTCGAAGCACCCGTACGAGGCGGCCAAGTTCGCTCTCTGGCTGAACACCTCCGAGGAGGCGCTGACCCTGCTGAACAAGGAGGCCCAGCTCTACCCGGCGACCAAGGCCGGCGCGTCGCTCCCGGCCCTGAAGCAGGGAGTGGACTTCTACGGCGGTCAGGCGATCTACGATGTGTTCGCGCAGGCCTCCACCCAGGTCGCGCCCGACTTCGTCTGGGGACCGACGATGACCTCCACCTACGCCACGGCGTCGGACGGCTTCAAGGCCGCCGTGTCCGGTAGTGGCACGCTCACCGACGCGCTCACCAAGGCGCAGGCCACCACGATCGAGAACCTGAAGTCCCAGTCGATCCCGGTCGCCGAGTGA
- a CDS encoding S8 family peptidase — MPARRPDHRAEGDNHVRFLTGSLVISLTAGLGAFAMPGLSYAGVPATVTEAQPARVVGTTVDALGRPVVTVHEATDRTETAELLDTVPNAQLDVPVRVMAGSDPLRSQQWGLSKIKAPSAWAKSTGSGVTVAVIDTGVDAKHPDLAGKVLTGYDVLKGVAGGTTDPNGHGTHVAGIIGAATGNGVGVSGVAPDAKILPLRVFDSTGAGYMSDVAEAVVWAADHGAGVINMSIGSTTKLAALSDAITYARGKGVTVVAAAGNERQDGNPVSYPAADAGVIAVAATDSADRYAVFSNSGGYVDVAAPGSAIVSTYPTALTGGDYVAMSGTSMASPQVAGVAALLEAYQPSLTPYAIEQILKSSAVDLGKAGFDNDYGNGRVDAVAALAAAGQFVTANVGSRTVTYGTKTSTTFKITSGGKALAGASVSACFSVAGGAWKCSSVVTTAAGTYTAIRTAVSTYKARVFVPSTGEFAAASATASYTVKAAVTAVRSKKGVITVKVAGASGQKMSVQRYQNKKWKTVKTFSTTATRKVTGLAGGGTYRVVIAGTKLVAGVTSGTVKA; from the coding sequence GTGCCGGCCAGAAGGCCGGACCACCGAGCGGAAGGCGACAACCACGTGCGGTTCCTCACCGGCAGCCTGGTCATCTCCCTGACGGCCGGCCTGGGCGCGTTCGCGATGCCCGGCCTCTCCTACGCGGGCGTGCCGGCCACCGTCACCGAGGCGCAGCCCGCCCGGGTCGTCGGCACCACCGTCGACGCCCTGGGCCGGCCGGTCGTCACCGTGCACGAGGCGACCGACCGTACCGAGACCGCCGAACTGCTCGACACGGTTCCGAACGCGCAGCTGGACGTGCCGGTCCGGGTCATGGCCGGCTCCGACCCGCTGCGCTCCCAGCAGTGGGGTCTCAGCAAGATCAAGGCACCTTCGGCCTGGGCGAAGTCGACCGGTTCCGGGGTGACCGTCGCGGTCATCGACACCGGCGTGGACGCCAAGCACCCGGATCTGGCCGGCAAGGTGCTGACCGGGTACGACGTGCTCAAGGGCGTGGCCGGCGGCACCACCGACCCGAACGGCCACGGCACCCACGTGGCGGGCATCATCGGCGCTGCCACCGGCAACGGCGTCGGCGTCTCCGGTGTCGCGCCGGACGCCAAGATCCTGCCGCTGCGGGTCTTCGACTCCACCGGCGCCGGCTACATGTCCGACGTGGCCGAGGCAGTGGTCTGGGCCGCCGACCACGGCGCGGGCGTCATCAACATGTCGATCGGCTCGACCACGAAGCTCGCGGCACTGTCCGACGCGATCACCTACGCCCGCGGCAAGGGCGTCACCGTGGTCGCGGCGGCCGGCAACGAGCGGCAGGACGGCAACCCGGTCAGCTACCCGGCCGCCGACGCCGGCGTGATCGCGGTCGCCGCCACCGACTCCGCCGACCGGTACGCCGTCTTCTCCAACTCCGGCGGCTACGTCGACGTCGCCGCTCCGGGCAGCGCGATCGTGAGCACCTACCCGACCGCGCTGACCGGGGGCGACTACGTCGCGATGAGCGGGACGTCGATGGCGTCGCCGCAGGTGGCGGGGGTCGCCGCGCTGCTGGAGGCGTACCAGCCGTCGCTCACGCCGTACGCGATCGAGCAGATCCTCAAGTCGTCGGCGGTGGACCTGGGCAAGGCCGGGTTCGACAACGACTACGGCAACGGGCGGGTCGACGCGGTGGCAGCGCTCGCCGCCGCGGGACAGTTCGTGACCGCGAACGTCGGCTCGCGCACTGTCACCTACGGCACGAAGACCAGCACCACGTTCAAGATCACATCGGGTGGCAAGGCGCTCGCGGGCGCTTCCGTGTCGGCGTGCTTCTCGGTGGCCGGGGGCGCGTGGAAGTGCTCCTCGGTGGTGACGACCGCCGCTGGCACGTACACGGCGATCCGCACAGCGGTGTCGACGTACAAAGCAAGGGTCTTCGTCCCTTCCACCGGCGAATTCGCGGCGGCCTCGGCGACCGCGAGTTACACGGTGAAGGCCGCGGTCACGGCGGTGCGCAGCAAGAAGGGCGTGATCACGGTGAAGGTGGCCGGGGCGTCCGGTCAGAAGATGTCGGTGCAGCGCTACCAGAACAAGAAGTGGAAGACGGTGAAGACGTTCTCCACGACCGCGACCCGCAAGGTGACCGGCCTGGCCGGCGGCGGGACGTACCGCGTGGTGATCGCCGGAACCAAACTCGTCGCGGGCGTGACCAGCGGCACGGTCAAAGCTTGA
- a CDS encoding carbohydrate ABC transporter permease encodes MKKSLPMLVMGACTLYFLVPIWWLLVAASKSRGEFSSTNPLWFADFKLIDNLRELFAYRDGVFLRWLGNSIVYTGGAALLGTVLAAMCGYALAKYRFPGREAIFNVVLSGVLVPATALALPLFLIFSQFNATNTFWSVFLPSLVNPFGVYLARIYATASVPDELLEAARLDGSGEVRTFFTVSTKLMFPALVTIFLFHFVAVWNNFLLPLIMLGNERLFPVTLGLYTWNTQVNQHPELRMLVLTGALVSIIPLVIAFLLLQRFWRNGLGSGAIK; translated from the coding sequence GTGAAGAAGAGCCTTCCCATGCTGGTCATGGGCGCCTGCACCCTCTACTTCCTGGTTCCGATCTGGTGGCTGCTGGTCGCGGCCTCCAAGTCGCGCGGCGAGTTCAGCAGCACGAACCCACTGTGGTTCGCCGACTTCAAGCTGATCGACAACCTGCGGGAGCTCTTCGCGTACCGCGACGGGGTCTTCCTCCGCTGGCTCGGCAACAGCATCGTCTACACGGGCGGCGCGGCGTTGCTCGGCACCGTCCTGGCGGCGATGTGCGGATACGCGCTGGCGAAGTACCGGTTCCCGGGCCGGGAGGCGATCTTCAACGTGGTGCTGAGCGGCGTCCTGGTGCCGGCCACCGCGCTCGCCCTGCCGCTCTTCTTGATCTTCAGCCAGTTCAACGCGACGAACACCTTCTGGTCGGTCTTCCTGCCCAGCCTGGTGAACCCGTTCGGCGTCTACCTGGCCCGGATCTACGCGACCGCCAGCGTGCCGGACGAGCTGCTCGAAGCGGCCCGGCTGGACGGCTCCGGCGAGGTGCGCACGTTCTTCACGGTCAGTACGAAGCTGATGTTCCCGGCCCTCGTGACGATCTTCCTGTTCCACTTCGTCGCGGTGTGGAACAACTTCCTGCTGCCGCTGATCATGCTCGGCAACGAACGGCTCTTCCCGGTGACCCTCGGTCTCTACACCTGGAACACCCAGGTCAACCAGCACCCCGAGCTCCGGATGCTGGTGCTGACCGGCGCGCTCGTCTCGATCATTCCGCTGGTGATCGCATTCCTGCTTCTCCAGCGCTTCTGGCGCAACGGACTGGGTTCCGGCGCCATCAAGTAA
- a CDS encoding nitroreductase family deazaflavin-dependent oxidoreductase → MPLTGEYLPSTSDWARNQAEKYEATNGAEANDIQGMPIIVLHSIGAKTGALRKTPLMRVEHEGEYAVVGSLGGAPKNPVWVYNIRKNPHVELQDGEVKRDYTVRELEGEERELWWERSVAAYPPYAEYQTKTDRLIPVFLLTPA, encoded by the coding sequence ATGCCGTTGACGGGTGAGTACCTGCCCAGCACATCTGACTGGGCGCGCAATCAGGCCGAGAAGTACGAGGCGACGAATGGCGCCGAGGCCAACGACATCCAGGGAATGCCGATCATCGTCCTGCACTCGATCGGGGCGAAGACCGGCGCGCTGCGCAAGACGCCGCTCATGCGGGTCGAGCACGAGGGGGAGTACGCGGTCGTCGGCTCCCTCGGCGGAGCGCCGAAGAACCCGGTCTGGGTCTACAACATCCGGAAGAACCCGCACGTCGAGCTCCAGGACGGCGAGGTCAAGCGGGACTACACGGTCCGCGAACTGGAAGGGGAGGAGCGGGAACTCTGGTGGGAGCGGTCGGTGGCCGCCTACCCGCCGTACGCGGAATATCAGACGAAGACCGACCGCCTGATCCCGGTCTTCCTGCTCACGCCCGCGTAA
- a CDS encoding alpha-galactosidase, whose translation MTVLHLRSAGVSLVLDARGAVPVILHWGPDLGELDDAALTGFAEACVPAVAPSSVDVPLRLSLMPGPAEGWSGTPGLEGHRHGVPAPAFRIAEIQDQSPMAIVRAESTDETLELTTELELTPEGVLRVRHRLENRGDTDFELARLGIQLPIPDDAAEVLDFTGLWAHERQPQRAPLRHGVWSRESRHGRPGHDDAFLLMAGEPGFGFRRGRVWAVHLAWSGDKSIWAERSALGYGTLGAGELLAPGEIRLAPGLSYETPWLVAAFSETGIDGLSDRLHPWIRSSSPLRLPRPVVLNTWEAVYFDQDLGVLSELVDAAADAGVERFVLDDGWFTGRRDDKRALGDWYVDPSVWPDGLHPLISRVHDRGMEFGLWVEPEMISPDSALACSHPSWILGDSGGPTWRWQRVLDLGNPAAFGYVHDRLAALLTEYPIAFLKWDHNRDLLVPGASHRQTRALYRLLASLRSAFPHVEIESCASGGARIDLGILELVDRFWTSDTNDPLDRQSIQRWTSVLIPPEYLGGHLGDATAHVTGRSSALGFRLATALFGSAGIEWNLTTASDADRALIADWITSYKRLRPLLHTGRVVRADAPDPAFRVHGVVAQDGSSALFALVSVGSPRAALPPPLRLPGLDPARLYTVRPIGAPPRCVQDVPPAWLVAGSVTLPGRVLSEAGLPVPLLAPEQALLLSVE comes from the coding sequence GTGACGGTGCTCCACCTGCGCTCCGCGGGCGTCAGCCTTGTGCTCGACGCCCGCGGTGCCGTTCCCGTGATCCTCCACTGGGGTCCTGACCTCGGTGAACTCGACGATGCGGCGCTCACCGGGTTCGCCGAGGCGTGCGTCCCGGCCGTGGCGCCGAGTTCGGTCGACGTACCCCTGCGATTGTCTTTGATGCCCGGCCCGGCAGAAGGCTGGAGCGGAACGCCGGGCCTCGAGGGGCACCGTCATGGTGTTCCGGCGCCGGCTTTCCGCATCGCTGAGATTCAAGATCAAAGTCCGATGGCGATCGTACGGGCGGAGAGCACCGACGAGACGCTGGAGCTGACTACGGAGCTGGAGTTGACGCCGGAAGGGGTGCTCCGCGTCCGGCATCGGCTGGAGAACCGCGGCGACACCGACTTCGAGCTGGCCCGCCTCGGCATCCAGCTCCCGATCCCGGACGACGCCGCCGAAGTGCTCGACTTCACCGGCCTCTGGGCGCACGAACGGCAGCCGCAGCGCGCGCCCCTGCGGCACGGCGTGTGGAGCCGGGAGAGCCGGCACGGCCGTCCCGGGCACGACGACGCGTTCCTGCTGATGGCCGGCGAACCCGGATTCGGCTTCCGGCGCGGCCGCGTCTGGGCCGTCCACCTGGCCTGGAGCGGCGACAAGTCGATCTGGGCGGAACGCTCGGCCCTCGGCTACGGGACCCTCGGGGCCGGCGAGCTGCTCGCGCCCGGCGAGATCCGGCTGGCGCCGGGCCTGTCGTACGAGACGCCCTGGCTGGTGGCGGCCTTCTCGGAGACCGGCATCGACGGCCTCTCCGACCGCCTGCACCCGTGGATCCGCTCGTCGTCGCCGCTGCGGCTACCCCGCCCGGTCGTGCTGAACACCTGGGAAGCCGTCTACTTCGACCAGGACCTCGGCGTGCTCTCCGAGCTCGTCGACGCGGCAGCGGACGCCGGCGTGGAGCGGTTCGTCCTCGACGACGGCTGGTTCACCGGCCGCCGCGACGACAAGCGCGCCCTCGGCGACTGGTACGTCGACCCGTCCGTCTGGCCGGACGGCCTGCATCCGCTGATCTCCCGCGTCCACGACCGCGGCATGGAGTTCGGCCTCTGGGTCGAACCCGAGATGATCAGCCCGGATTCTGCTCTCGCGTGCTCGCACCCGTCCTGGATCTTGGGTGATTCGGGCGGGCCGACGTGGCGCTGGCAGCGTGTTCTGGATCTTGGAAATCCGGCGGCCTTCGGTTACGTGCATGATCGTCTGGCAGCGCTGCTCACCGAGTACCCGATCGCCTTCCTGAAGTGGGATCACAACCGGGACCTGCTCGTACCGGGCGCCTCGCACCGCCAGACCCGGGCCCTCTACCGCCTGCTCGCCTCGCTGCGCTCCGCCTTCCCGCACGTGGAGATCGAGAGCTGCGCTTCCGGCGGCGCCCGCATCGACCTCGGCATCCTCGAACTGGTCGACCGGTTCTGGACCTCCGACACGAACGATCCGCTGGACCGCCAGAGCATCCAGCGCTGGACGAGTGTGCTGATCCCGCCGGAATACCTCGGCGGCCACCTCGGCGACGCGACAGCCCACGTGACCGGCCGCTCGTCGGCGCTCGGCTTCCGGCTGGCCACGGCCCTGTTCGGCAGCGCCGGCATCGAATGGAACCTGACCACGGCGTCGGATGCCGACCGGGCCCTGATAGCGGACTGGATAACTTCCTACAAGCGTCTGCGTCCCCTGCTGCACACCGGCCGCGTGGTCCGGGCCGACGCCCCCGACCCGGCCTTCCGCGTGCACGGCGTGGTCGCCCAGGACGGCTCGTCGGCGTTGTTCGCCCTCGTCTCGGTGGGGTCGCCGCGGGCTGCCCTTCCCCCGCCTCTCCGGTTGCCGGGCCTCGACCCGGCCCGCCTCTACACGGTCCGTCCGATCGGCGCCCCGCCCCGGTGCGTGCAGGACGTCCCGCCGGCGTGGCTCGTCGCGGGTTCCGTGACCCTGCCGGGGCGGGTGCTGTCCGAGGCGGGTCTGCCGGTGCCGCTACTGGCGCCGGAGCAGGCCCTCCTCCTGTCCGTCGAGTAG